One Cicer arietinum cultivar CDC Frontier isolate Library 1 chromosome 8, Cicar.CDCFrontier_v2.0, whole genome shotgun sequence DNA segment encodes these proteins:
- the LOC101512480 gene encoding uncharacterized protein, which produces MEWKTYYLDLMLVPLEFLMTIGYYVWLWNKTRREPFSTTIGINAHARRFWVPTMLKDIEKKNILVAQSLRNQLMGSTLMATTSILLSAGLAALMSSTYSVKKPLDDVVYGAHGEFMVALKYVTLLTIFLFSFFCHTLSIRFLNQLSILICTPQDVMSMVTSEYLSDILEKGTTLNTIGNRVFYSALPLLLWIFGPVMVFLCSLVMLIVFYNLDVVCGSGKAKIILNGESNYV; this is translated from the exons atggaATGGAAAACATATTATCTAGATTTGATGCTTGTACCATTAGAATTTCTTATGACTATAGGTTATTATGTATGGTTGTGGAATAAGACTAGAAGAGAGCCTTTTTCCACTACAATTGGAATCAATGCTCATGCTAGACGTTTTTGGGTGCCTACTATGTTGAAG gaTATTGAAAAGAAGAACATCCTAGTAGCTCAAAGTCTTAGAAACCAATTAATGGGATCAACTCTTATGGCCACCACATCAATTTTGCTTTCAGCTGGCTTAGCTGCTCTCATGAGTAGCACTTATAGTGTCAAAAAACCTCTTGATGATGTTGTCTATGGTGCTCATGGTGAATTTATGGTAGCACTTAAATATGTTACACTTCTTACCATATTCTTATTCTCATTTTTTTGTCACACACTTTCAATTAGATTTCTCAATCAATTAAGCATCCTTATTTGCACACCGCAAGATGTTATGTCTATGGTGACTTCTGAATATTTGTCAGATATATTGGAGAAAGGAACAACTTTGAACACTATTGGAAATAGAGTTTTCTACTCCGCACTCCCACTTTTGCTTTGGATTTTTGGTCCAGTGATGGTTTTCTTATGCTCTTTGGTTAtgttgatagtgttttacaaccTTGACGTTGTTTGTGGAAGTGGAAAAGCTAAGATAATATTGAATGGTGAAAGCAACTATGTCTAA
- the LOC101512798 gene encoding uncharacterized protein: MEWQKIYYLDMMLVPCGFLILIVYHFWLWHMSKTQPFTTICGRDADGRRFWVASMMKDIDNKNTLAVQTLRNMIMGTTLMSTTSILLCAGLGAIISSNYSVKKPINDSILGAHGEFMVLIKYGIILTILSFSFMCNTLSGAFINQVNILIGTPQNVKSLVTPEYLTQHLKKAMLLNIVGSRLFYTALTLQLWIFGPVLPFLSSMLMVCILYNLDFVDGDHPMNAELDFIKNDP, translated from the exons atGGAGTGGCAAAAAATATACTATCTAGATATGATGCTTGTACCATGTGGCTTTCTCATCCTTATTGTATATCATTTTTGGTTATGGCATATGAGTAAGACACAACCATTCACAACAATTTGTGGAAGAGATGCAGATGGACGAAGATTTTGGGTTGCTTCCATGATGAAG GATATTGACAACAAGAACACCCTAGCAGTCCAAACACTTCGAAACATGATAATGGGAACAACCTTAATGTCAACAACATCAATTCTTCTATGTGCTGGCCTAGGAGCAATCATAAGCAGCAATTATAGTGTTAAAAAACCAATTAATGATTCAATTTTAGGAGCACATGGTGAATTTATGGTGCTAATTAAATATGGCATTATACTCACAATATTATCATTCTCATTTATGTGTAACACTCTATCGGGTGCATTTATCAACCAAGTAAATATTCTTATTGGCACCCCACAAAATGTTAAATCTTTGGTTACCCCAGAATATTTGACCCAACATCTTAAAAAAGCTATGTTATTGAACATTGTTGGAAGTAGGCTTTTCTATACAGCACTTACCCTTCAACTTTGGATCTTTGGGCCTGTGTTaccttttctttcttcaatgCTAATGGTTTGTATATTGTACAATCTTGATTTTGTTGATGGGGACCACCCTATGAATGCTGAGTTAGATTTCATTAAGAATGATCCTTGA